One genomic segment of Rubeoparvulum massiliense includes these proteins:
- a CDS encoding glycosyltransferase family 2 protein, with protein MLVVNILLFIFYVWTIIVFVFSLLPMKCREQRNKTHIKEVVVVVPAHNEEKVIERMIESVKKAMATTPEIAVRLIIGADRCTDGTVEMARRQQVEVYERVTGLPGKQHLLKEIFTELLAEYGANPEILVTVLDADNRIESNYFAQLVYSLGQNEVVQGYIATLNCTDNLQTRWYATNYHFMLRSFYWGRERWNRSSVLGGTGWGIRLSILERVPFAVSSVSDDLEYSAMLRVEGIRISYNPKLICYDEKPQGIRTGIRQRLRWARGQWQVFFRYFHRLIRKDFEFSMYLAIPFATVLSIIPIFYYGYSIWGLLGSMGIVAIWAMLDRGFVALPGLLLHIPYLFIQFVLVFYALLTFRNHTWVRTPHGKKELVALGKVRS; from the coding sequence ATGTTAGTCGTAAATATACTCTTATTCATATTCTACGTGTGGACGATCATTGTATTCGTATTTTCCTTGTTGCCCATGAAATGTCGAGAGCAAAGAAATAAGACTCATATTAAGGAAGTGGTCGTGGTTGTTCCTGCTCATAATGAGGAGAAAGTCATTGAACGGATGATTGAGAGTGTAAAAAAAGCCATGGCTACAACACCAGAGATTGCAGTCCGGTTGATCATTGGCGCCGATCGTTGCACCGATGGTACAGTAGAGATGGCTAGAAGGCAACAGGTTGAAGTGTATGAACGGGTGACAGGACTTCCTGGTAAACAGCATCTGTTGAAGGAGATCTTTACCGAGTTACTAGCAGAGTACGGGGCTAACCCGGAGATTCTTGTGACTGTATTGGATGCAGATAATAGGATCGAATCCAATTATTTTGCCCAGTTGGTCTACTCATTGGGCCAGAATGAAGTGGTACAGGGCTATATTGCAACACTAAACTGTACCGATAATCTACAGACAAGATGGTATGCAACGAATTATCACTTTATGCTCCGGTCTTTCTATTGGGGACGAGAACGCTGGAACCGCTCCTCTGTCCTTGGAGGGACAGGCTGGGGGATTCGTCTGTCTATCTTGGAACGGGTGCCATTTGCTGTCTCCTCTGTATCCGATGACTTAGAGTATTCAGCAATGCTTCGTGTTGAAGGAATTCGCATCTCCTATAATCCAAAACTTATTTGCTATGACGAAAAGCCGCAGGGGATTCGCACTGGCATCCGGCAACGTTTGCGCTGGGCGAGGGGTCAATGGCAGGTCTTTTTCCGCTATTTCCATCGCTTGATTCGCAAGGATTTTGAGTTCTCCATGTATCTTGCCATTCCATTTGCTACGGTGTTGAGTATCATTCCAATTTTTTATTATGGTTACTCAATTTGGGGTCTCCTTGGATCCATGGGAATTGTGGCAATCTGGGCCATGCTGGACCGAGGGTTTGTTGCCCTACCTGGGCTGCTCCTGCATATTCCGTACCTCTTTATCCAATTCGTGCTTGTCTTCTATGCTTTGCTCACCTTTCGTAATCATACTTGGGTGCGGACACCGCATGGCAAGAAAGAATTGGTGGCATTGGGGAAGGTGCGATCTTAA
- a CDS encoding DUF2512 family protein yields MSSLMMKILICPIGVAVAGWLFPNVYYAGLYQPLVVGLLLAIAGFFLEYLVLRKGTLWISTVLDFIATALLVYLISNLFMDAVVSVFGAILTAGLLTVVEYFTHRWLIRTGRAEKSPAS; encoded by the coding sequence ATGTCTAGTTTGATGATGAAGATCTTAATCTGCCCCATCGGTGTGGCAGTTGCTGGCTGGCTTTTTCCCAATGTATATTATGCTGGGCTGTATCAACCATTGGTTGTAGGACTGCTCTTAGCGATAGCAGGCTTTTTTCTAGAATACTTAGTTTTACGAAAAGGTACGCTTTGGATAAGTACTGTCCTTGATTTTATCGCCACCGCCCTATTGGTTTATTTAATTTCCAATCTGTTTATGGATGCGGTAGTTTCGGTATTTGGAGCGATTCTTACCGCAGGATTATTAACAGTGGTGGAATATTTCACCCATCGCTGGTTGATCCGAACTGGTCGAGCAGAGAAATCCCCAGCTTCATGA